In Cryptomeria japonica chromosome 10, Sugi_1.0, whole genome shotgun sequence, a genomic segment contains:
- the LOC131859003 gene encoding uncharacterized protein LOC131859003: MFRRVDEVVKDTEGILKKFKKKNNYQVIPEKDDSQPEGHSRKDVSPLDDGNGEKGEEDVNTEESAKEKDEEKTNESSTTMKKTIVPDKRKQIAFEDDLSHGPIKASENLLKFALEEKEVISLATVVLEKFLPNLKHISNDLCSSKLKDMLNKVEYNFVSLEKVADIKVLNKFNEMRLQTYLKTIEADRKILKSAMKSIEDALDEGDKIFKSCLFFPKFTTNIDKKIRDLEGKLANIGHSFAPYSVFPSSLEAQIMDLIDKIKGLNKEKEKVLSRVGELRSLITPRMDTLLGAQKDAVSALGKPVPSDFKGVEVNMDPIDMAGEYYLDEELKTTLEDLESVESKNEKMKENVKVVNECLKKMRDQIQKFKARHREVNKELKQENETIVSLKLQVKERKKESGRKSKGYNQSKDRRIWKTRTRNHEADVKRKSH, encoded by the exons atgttcaGAAGGGTAGATGAAGTAGTGAAAGATACTGAAGGTATtttgaagaaatttaaaaaaaaaaataactatCAGGTTATTCCAGAGAAGGATGACTCCCAACCAGAAGGACATTCAAGAAAAGACGTTTCTCCTCTG GATGATGGAAATGGTGAGAAAGGTGAAGAGGATGTTAATACCGAAGAATCTGCAAAGGAGAAGGATGAAGAGAAAACAAATGAATCTTCGACAACCATGAAAAAAACCATTGTTCCTGATAAAAGAAAGCAAATTGCATTTGAGGATGATCTTTCTCATGGTCCG ATCAAGGCCAGTGAGAACCTACTCAAGTTTGCATTAGAAGAGAAAGAGGTGATATCTTTGGCAACTGtagttttggagaaatttttgccTAACCTTAAGCATATTTCCAATGACTTATGCTCTAGTAAGCTTAAGGATATGTTAAATAAAGTAGAATAtaattttgtatcattagaaaaAGTTGCAGATATAAAGGTTTTGAATAAGTTCAATGAGATGAGGCTTCAAACCTATTTAAAAACAATTGAGGCTGATAGGAAAATTTTGAAGTCTGCGATGAAAAGTAtagaagatgcattagatgaaggtgacaaaatatttaaatcatgtctCTTTTTTCCCAAGTTTACTACaaatattgataagaaaataagagatcttgaaggTAAACTGGCCAATATTGGTCATTCATTTGCCCCTTATTCAGTTTTTCCAAGTTCCCTTGAAGCTCAAATAATGGATCTCATTGACAAAATAAAGGGcttgaataaggaaaaagagaaagtgTTAAGCAGAGTGGGAGAACTGAGAAGTTTGATCACTCCTCGGATGGACACCTTACTTGGAGCTCAGAAGGATGCAGTCAGTGCTTTAGGTAAACCGGTGCCATCAGATTTCAAAGGTGTTGAAGTTAAT ATGGATCCTATTGATATGGCAGGAGAATACTATTTGGATGAAGAgttgaagacaacccttgaagatctTGAGAGTGTGGAATCTAAGAATGAAAAAATGAAAGAGAATGTCAAGGTAGTGAATGAATGTCTCAAGAAAATGAGAGATCAGATTCAGAAGTTCAAAGCTAGGCATCGAGAAGTTAATAAAGAGTTGAAACAAGAAAATGAGACTATTGTGAGTTTGAAACTACaggtcaaagaaagaaagaaagaaagtggaagaaagtCTAAAGGATATAATCAATCAAAAGATAGAAGAATTTGGAAAACTAGAACAAGAAATCATGAAGCTGATGTCAAAAGAAAAAGTCATTGA